The Engystomops pustulosus chromosome 1, aEngPut4.maternal, whole genome shotgun sequence genome has a window encoding:
- the NFIL3 gene encoding nuclear factor interleukin-3-regulated protein → MQLRKMPTIKKEQEGADSRNSMENMLVLTPNMPDMSESMDSSNDMLYNEGVGSKNKSSSCRRKREFIPDEKKDATYWEKRRKNNEAAKRSREKRRLNDMVLENKLIALGEENANLKTELLSLKLKFGLISSASYAQEIQKVTSATAVYFQEYAAAKSSARSLSGEHEHPLISSSCISVIKHSPQSSISDVSEVSSGEHVQTNPIQNNCRTSEMPFQRVKQEPLEIESFTREPREENPSYAASIYRNYIGSTFPAYAHSPPLLQINSSSSNSPRTSEADEGVVGKTSDGEDEQQVPKGPIHSPVELKNGHTTVIKVPEVNSSALPHKLRIKSKAMQVKVETLENDFDATQKLPLPIDMSSKRHFPLEKHSSEPLVHSSLSPLSVQVTNIPEWPIKSGQWHHQELDKMPNICKSSAIAGMSDNVYKASEPESLYLKRGIANLSAEVATLKRLICTSDSS, encoded by the coding sequence ATGCAACTCAGAAAAATGCCAACCATTAAAAAAGAGCAAGAAGGTGCCGATTCTAGGAACAGTATGGAAAATATGCTAGTGCTTACTCCCAATATGCCTGACATGTCTGAATCAATGGACTCTAGTAACGACATGTTGTATAATGAAGGGGTGGGCTCAAAAAATAAGTCCTCCTCCTGTCGCAGAAAAAGAGAATTTATTCCTGATGAAAAAAAAGATGCCACCTACTgggaaaaaagaaggaaaaacaaTGAGGCTGCAAAGCGATCTCGGGAAAAACGCAGACTGAATGATATGGTTCTAGAAAATAAACTGATTGCATTAGGCGAGGAAAATGCAAACCTGAAAACGGAGCTGCTATCCTTAAAACTTAAATTTGGATTGATAAGTTCTGCATCGTACGCCCAAGAGATACAAAAAGTTACCAGTGCCACAGCTGTATATTTCCAGGAATATGCAGCTGCTAAATCAAGTGCAAGGTCTTTGTCAGGAGAACATGAACACCCTTTGATAAGCAGTAGTTGTATCTCTGTAATCAAGCACTCCCCTCAGAGCTCGATTTCTGATGTATCTGAGGTATCATCTGGAGAACACGTCCAAACAAACCCTATCCAAAACAACTGCAGGACCTCTGAAATGCCATTTCAAAGGGTAAAGCAGGAACCTTTGGAAATTGAGAGCTTCACTCGGGAGCCTAGGGAAGAAAATCCCTCTTATGCTGCATCTATCTATCGTAATTATATTGGAAGTACATTTCCTGCGTACGCACATTCTCCCCCACTCTTACAGATTAACAGTTCCTCCAGTAATTCTCCGAGAACATCAGAGGCTGATGAAGGAGTGGTGGGAAAGACTTCTGATGGGGAGGATGAACAGCAAGTTCCTAAAGGTCCTATCCATTCCCCTGTTGAACTGAAAAATGGTCATACAACGGTCATAAAAGTCCCAGAGGTAAACTCCTCTGCACTGCCTCATAAACTGCGAATCAAATCAAAAGCAATGCAGGTAAAAGTGGAAACACTGGAGAACGATTTTGATGCCACACAAAAACTGCCACTGCCAATTGACATGTCCTCAAAAAGGCACTTTCCCCTTGAAAAACATAGTAGTGAACCTCTGGTACATTCTTCTTTGTCCCCCTTGTCAGTTCAAGTGACTAATATTCCAGAGTGGCCTATAAAATCAGGACAGTGGCACCACCAGGAACTTGATAAAATGCCAAACATTTGCAAATCTTCTGCAATTGCCGGAATGTCAGACAATGTCTACAAAGCTTCTGAGCCAGAGAGCTTGTACTTAAAGCGAGGTATTGCAAATCTATCTGCCGAGGTGGCCACGCTGAAAAGACTTATCTGTACGTCAGATTCCAGCTAA